The proteins below are encoded in one region of Rhododendron vialii isolate Sample 1 chromosome 7a, ASM3025357v1:
- the LOC131333706 gene encoding AT-hook motif nuclear-localized protein 23-like, with product MADLDSHFLHNLHHPSFSSDHQGLDLSNAGSNGSTDIGGRRPRGRPAGSKNKPKPPVIITKESANTLRAHILEIGSGCDVFDSVAEYARRRQRGICVLSGTGTVTNVSLRQPAGAGAVVTLQGRFEILSLTGSFLPPPAPPGATSLTVFLAGGQGQVVGGNVVGELTAAGPVIVIASSFTNVAYERLPLEEEEPAPQLQMQSPAPDVSGAGGVNNNNNSNNPFPDASAGLPFFNLPLNMGGNSQLTGDGWAGNSMGRPSF from the coding sequence ATGGCTGATTTAGACTCTCATTTCCTACACAATCTCCACCACCCCAGCTTCTCCAGTGACCACCAGGGCCTCGACCTCTCCAACGCCGGCTCCAACGGCAGCACCGACATCGGCGGCCGCCGTCCCAGGGGCCGGCCGGCCGGATCGAAGAACAAGCCCAAGCCGCCCGTAATCATCACGAAGGAGAGCGCCAACACGCTCCGGGCCCATATCTTGGAAATTGGAAGCGGGTGCGACGTCTTCGACTCGGTGGCGGAGTACGCCCGCCGCCGGCAGCGCGGGATATGCGTGCTGAGCGGCACCGGCACCGTCACGAACGTCAGCCTCCGGCAGCCGGCGGGGGCGGGGGCGGTGGTGACTCTGCAGGGGAGGTTCGAGATACTGTCCTTGACGGGGTCGTTCCTGCCGCCCCCGGCGCCGCCGGGGGCGACGAGCCTGACGGTGTTCCTGGCGGGAGGGCAGGGGCAGGTGGTGGGGGGGAACGTGGTGGGGGAGCTGACGGCCGCGGGGCCGGTGATCGTGATCGCGTCGTCGTTCACGAACGTGGCGTACGAGAGACTGCCgctggaggaggaggagccggCCCCGCAGCTCCAGATGCAGTCGCCTGCACCGGACGTATCCGGTGCAGGCGGGGTtaataacaacaacaatagtAACAACCCATTTCCTGATGCGTCTGCTGGGCTTCCTTTTTTCAACTTACCGCTGAACATGGGTGGTAATAGTCAGTTAACGGGTGATGGCTGGGCAGGGAATTCAATGGGGCGTCCGTCATTTTGA